A stretch of Amycolatopsis balhimycina FH 1894 DNA encodes these proteins:
- a CDS encoding TIR domain-containing protein: MQVAKQSGFDAFMSYSHERDGELAPFLQKEVERFATPWYRPRSSRIFRDNANLTANNALWKSIEEALRTSRWFVYLASPEAAASRWVDEEVAWWLANRSPERLIIALTSGELSWTGSGDGSGVLPPALLAASLPEPRWVDARSLVGVDTLDRRDPEATGVIADIAAAVRGASKDELIGAHLRYHRRAMRLLAGGVVGLALLLVVALVAGVVAVQQRNNAQEQTRIATARELAALAVANIESRLDFAQLIAVQAFRQDPNPQTRSALLRTVSASPHLVRFQSTDARITAVAGSADGRFAVAGTADGRLLRWQAGGGELLSTKISEQRVAQVAIDATGHRVAALDGRQVVIWTPETGDAVRSVSVETSSELIASSGEQSRVLAISPSGRTIAAVATSPPAETSLVVIDGEKGSEVRRSPGDAGYGGIGLPDDENVIVDSGTGMWTRVSLRTSEREQGGEQTTPGDLYYCCGFSADARYFVWAKYGAVSAEPMANAPRPLGATTTPPLSVPLQQPNRFAASSDGKRVAVAGGGALYYGDVQGTTMEQLPGTGFVESMSFLGGSRWLVSASGSTLALWDLDRSSALLEGDAIDAPDSPNAGAPPRLAISPDGKRLVATGVQGDPFIHQELTDGKVTSVPQPVGDAFPLWSADSSRLYLLGDDGAGHGAAVWADGAIDRRWDGLTTRPGPNSGQVVAARLTPDGRNAVVVDEYGDVQVRDTSSGRLVNSWPGEPEELAPAWSARQNVAAISEDATTVAVVLPEGAVRMTDVATGKKNNLPITGGVATLFSGNRLFVSRSDNSVEIWDGKGHTRSGSLPGGAGYARAMTVVPNLNVLARLTEQGSVELVNLDDHQVLVSLPVSTPVHSGEPPWEATTLTASKDGLIVVATGAGAISRWRLTPDRWIETACRTAARELTAAEWAAETGVDPPADLRCRT, translated from the coding sequence GCTCGCGAACCGGTCACCCGAACGGCTCATCATCGCGCTGACCAGCGGCGAGTTGAGCTGGACCGGTTCAGGTGACGGCAGCGGAGTGCTACCGCCGGCACTTCTCGCTGCGAGCCTGCCCGAGCCCAGATGGGTTGACGCGCGCTCCCTCGTGGGTGTCGACACCCTGGACCGGCGTGACCCGGAAGCCACCGGGGTGATCGCGGACATCGCGGCAGCGGTGCGAGGTGCGTCCAAGGACGAGCTCATCGGAGCACACCTGCGCTACCACCGTCGGGCCATGCGTCTGCTGGCGGGTGGGGTTGTCGGTCTCGCGCTCCTGCTTGTGGTCGCACTCGTCGCCGGTGTTGTCGCCGTTCAGCAGCGGAACAATGCGCAGGAGCAAACCAGGATCGCAACGGCACGTGAGTTGGCCGCACTGGCTGTGGCGAACATCGAGAGCCGGCTGGACTTCGCTCAGCTCATCGCCGTTCAGGCATTCCGCCAGGATCCCAATCCGCAGACTCGTTCCGCCTTGTTGCGAACGGTAAGCGCAAGTCCGCACCTGGTCCGGTTCCAGTCGACCGACGCCAGGATCACGGCCGTCGCGGGTTCCGCGGACGGCCGTTTTGCCGTCGCCGGAACCGCCGACGGCCGGCTGCTCCGATGGCAGGCGGGCGGAGGCGAGCTGCTCTCGACGAAAATTTCCGAACAGCGAGTGGCTCAAGTCGCGATCGACGCGACCGGTCACCGCGTCGCGGCCCTCGACGGCCGGCAGGTGGTCATCTGGACTCCCGAAACGGGAGACGCTGTTCGCAGCGTCTCGGTGGAGACCTCGTCCGAGTTGATCGCGTCGAGCGGCGAACAGTCCCGCGTGCTCGCGATTTCGCCGAGCGGGCGGACCATCGCCGCTGTGGCGACGTCTCCCCCCGCCGAGACTAGCCTGGTGGTCATCGACGGTGAGAAGGGTTCCGAGGTGCGCAGATCACCAGGAGATGCGGGTTACGGCGGGATCGGCCTGCCGGATGACGAGAACGTGATCGTCGACAGCGGAACCGGAATGTGGACCCGTGTGTCGCTCCGCACGAGCGAACGGGAACAAGGGGGCGAGCAAACCACTCCAGGTGACCTCTACTACTGCTGCGGGTTCTCCGCGGATGCCCGCTACTTCGTCTGGGCCAAGTACGGCGCGGTGAGTGCCGAACCTATGGCCAACGCGCCGCGACCCCTTGGCGCGACGACAACACCGCCCCTTTCGGTCCCCCTTCAGCAACCCAACCGATTCGCCGCCAGTTCGGACGGGAAGCGGGTGGCCGTGGCCGGTGGTGGGGCCCTCTACTACGGCGACGTGCAAGGCACCACCATGGAGCAACTTCCTGGCACGGGGTTCGTCGAATCCATGAGTTTCCTCGGCGGCAGCCGGTGGCTCGTTTCCGCATCTGGCAGCACACTCGCTCTGTGGGACCTGGACCGCTCTTCAGCCCTCTTGGAAGGCGACGCGATCGACGCACCGGATTCGCCGAACGCCGGGGCACCGCCCAGGCTGGCGATATCGCCGGACGGCAAACGGCTCGTGGCGACCGGTGTTCAGGGGGATCCGTTCATCCACCAGGAACTGACGGACGGAAAGGTGACCTCCGTGCCACAACCGGTAGGTGACGCCTTCCCTCTCTGGAGCGCGGACAGCAGCCGTCTCTACCTCCTTGGTGACGACGGTGCTGGTCACGGTGCTGCCGTCTGGGCCGACGGCGCGATCGACCGGCGCTGGGATGGACTCACGACACGACCGGGTCCGAATTCCGGTCAAGTGGTTGCCGCACGGCTCACTCCAGACGGCAGAAATGCGGTGGTCGTCGACGAGTATGGAGACGTCCAAGTGCGCGACACGTCATCGGGTCGACTGGTGAACTCGTGGCCCGGCGAGCCGGAAGAGCTGGCCCCCGCGTGGTCCGCGCGGCAGAACGTCGCGGCGATCAGCGAAGACGCCACGACCGTGGCTGTGGTGCTACCTGAAGGGGCAGTGCGGATGACCGACGTCGCCACAGGGAAGAAGAACAATCTCCCGATTACCGGCGGCGTCGCGACCTTATTCTCGGGAAACCGTCTTTTCGTGAGCCGGTCTGACAACAGCGTCGAGATCTGGGACGGGAAAGGACATACCCGATCGGGTTCGCTGCCGGGCGGGGCCGGCTACGCGAGAGCGATGACGGTGGTCCCCAACCTGAACGTCCTCGCTAGGCTGACCGAGCAGGGCAGCGTCGAGCTAGTGAACCTGGACGACCACCAGGTACTAGTGTCGCTTCCCGTCTCGACACCGGTGCACAGCGGCGAGCCCCCTTGGGAGGCGACGACATTGACCGCGAGCAAGGACGGCTTGATCGTCGTGGCGACCGGTGCTGGCGCGATCAGTAGGTGGCGGCTCACACCTGATCGGTGGATCGAGACAGCGTGCCGGACGGCAGCCCGCGAGCTGACAGCCGCCGAGTGGGCAGCGGAAACCGGCGTTGACCCACCGGCAGACCTGCGCTGCCGGACCTGA